A single Limanda limanda chromosome 19, fLimLim1.1, whole genome shotgun sequence DNA region contains:
- the LOC133025823 gene encoding oxysterol-binding protein-related protein 3-like — translation MTSPSPTHSDSSSSSKQDSNQDSWEIVEGLRGVPASVQEPARQEGFLLKRRKWPMKGWHKRYFVLEKGILKYAKRGTDLKKGKLHGCIDVGLSVMSIKKKAMCIDLDTEDNIYHLKVKSPELFEEWVSKLRHHRVYRQNEIAMYPHEKHLFHPGASSSPSLSDSLRKRATLTKQASVHQAKISSWLHYSEDMNRCCKDLEDCESYLLELNLLLKSMEVIHRTYSAPAISALQACTYDIPKKEKRPRRWRSKNSGKETKATLQIPSCISSNSPRLHASNPNLSTTESNTQEACPESPDSPIDASRLQVDFCRLANNLHTTLKSAFSTLVAEKDRLRHTIDMQPPQPVQVMGLKSAYTSECPGGSHSLVHQASNESKASIPESISEFYDAQEYLLSSSSSENEASDDDSYISDVSDSVSMDTYSNEGGSERHNSVSSVVNLNRRRTRLPSPCSASSVSLWNILRNNIGKDLSKVAMPVQLNEPLNTLQRLCEELEYSELLDTANQTQDPYQRMVYVATFAISAYASSFHRAGSKPFNPVLGETYECDRPDKGFRFIAEQVSHHPPVSACHCASRNFTFWQDVRWKNKFWGKSMEIVPMGTTHVTLPAFGDHYEWNKVTSCIHNILSGQRWIEHYGEMAIKNINSDACQCKVTFVKARSWSSTVNEIEAVVTDSNGKVVHSLFGKWHESVFKGDPPSATCIWRANPMPVDQEQYYGFTQFAVELNELVSTLRPLLPPTDTRLRPDQRLLEEGNPEAAEEQKQRIEQLQRERRKVLQDNNMTHQPRFFKKSKDDLWVSSNSYWEQRRDPGFSKIDFPVLW, via the exons ATGACGTCGCCATCACCCActcacagtgacagcagcagctcctccaaaCAGGACAGCAACCAG GACAGCTGGGAGATTGTGGAGGGGCTCAGAGGGGTTCCTGCCAGCGTGCAGGAGCCCGCCAGGCAGGAGGGTTTCCTGCtcaagaggaggaagtggccCATGAAGGGATGGCATAAG AGATACTTTGTGTTGGAGAAAGGCATCTTGAAGTATGCAAAGCGTGGAACTGAT CTGAAGAAGGGAAAGCTTCATGGCTGCATAGATGTCGGCCTGTCTGTCAtgtcaataaagaaaaaagccaTGTGCATTGACCTGGACACAGAGGATAACATCTATCACCTAAAG GTGAAGTCTCCGGAGCTGTTTGAGGAGTGGGTGTCAAAACTCCGTCATCACCGCGTGTATCGGCAGAACGAGATTGCCATGTATCCCCATGAGAAGCATCTCTTCCACCCCGGCGCCTcgtcctccccctccctcaGTGACTCTCTGAGAAAA AGAGCTACTCTTACCAAGCAGGCGTCAGTCCACCAGGCTAAGATCAGCTCTTGGCTCCATTACTCAGAGGACATGAATAGGTGCTGCAAAG acTTGGAGGACTGCGAATCGTACCTGCTTGAACTCAACCTGCTGCTGAAGAGCATGGAGGTCATCCACCGCACATACTCAGCTCCAGCCATCAGCGCACTACAA GCATGTACCTATGACATCccaaaaaaggagaagaggccGAGGAGGTGGCGATCCAAAAACAGTGGCAAAGAAACAAAAGCCACACTACAG ATCCCGAGCTGTATCTCCTCTAATTCCCCTCGTCTTCATGCCTCCAACCCTAATCTGTCCACCACTGAGTCAAATACCCAAGAGGCCTGTCCTGAATCTCCAGACTCTCCTATAGATGCGTCCCGTCTCCAAGTGGACTTCTGCAGGCTGGCAAACAACC TCCACACCACACTGAAATCAGCCTTCAGTACCTTGGTAGCAGAAAAAGACAGACTGAGGCACACCATCGACATGCAGCCCCCTCAGCCAGTGCAGGTCATGGGCTTAAAGTCTGCTTATACCTCA GAATGTCCAGGCGGCTCCCACTCCTTGGTCCACCAGGCGTCCAATGAGAGCAAAGCATCTATCCCTGAGTCGATATCCGAGTTCTATGATGCTCAGGAGtaccttctctcctcttcctcctccgaaAATGAG GCGTCCGACGATGACTCGTACATCAGTGATGTCAGTGACAGTGTCTCCATGGATACCTACAGCAACGAGGGAGGCAGTGAGAGACACAATTCTG TCAGCAGCGTGGTGAACCTGAATCGCCGGCGCACCAGGTTGCCCTCCCCGTGTTCCGCCAGCAGCGTGAGCCTGTGGAACATCCTGAGGAACAACATCGGGAAGGACCTGTCCAAGGTGGCCATGCCAGTGCAGCTCAACGAGCCGCTCAACACCCTGCAGAGGCTGTGTGAGGAGCTGGAGTACAGCGAGCTGCTGGACACCGCCAACCAGACGCAGGACCCTTACCAACGGATG GTGTATGTTGCTACTTTTGCAATATCTGCTTATGCATCCAGCTTCCATCGAGCAGGAAGCAAACCCTTTAACCCCGTCCTGGGAGAGACGTACGAGTGTGACAGACCTGATAAGGGCTTCAGGTTCATAGCTGAACAG GTGAGTCATCACCCGCCAGTTTCAGCATGTCACTGTGCTTCAAGGAACTTCACCTTTTGGCAAG ATGTCCgatggaaaaacaaattctgGGGTAAATCCATGGAAATTGTTCCCATGGGAACCACACATGTCACACTACCTGC CTTTGGGGACCACTATGAATGGAACAAAGTGACGTCCTGCATCCACAACATCCTGAGCGGCCAGCGCTGGATAGAACACTACGGAGAGATGGCAATCAAAAATATCAACAGTGACGCTTGCCAGTGTAAAGTCACATTTGTCAAG gCAAGATCATGGAGCTCCACAGTGAACGAGATAGAGGCCGTGGTTACTGACTCAAATGGAAAAGTAGTACACTCCCTTTTTGGAAAATGGCACGAGTCTGTGTTTAAAGGAGACCCCCCTTCTGCCACATGCATCTGGAGAGCAA aCCCCATGCCCGTGGACCAGGAGCAGTACTATGGCTTTACCCAGTTTGCAGTGGAGCTGAATGAGTTGGTCTCCACCCTGAGACCTCTGCTGCCCCCTACAGACACACGCCTCAGGCCGGACCAGAG gctgctggaggagggGAACCCAGAAGCGgctgaggagcagaaacagaggatagagcagctccagagagagaggaggaaagtgcTGCAGGACAACAACATGACACACCAGCCGCGCTTTTTCAA GAAGTCTAAGGACGACCTGTGGGTGAGCAGCAACTCGTACTGGGAGCAGCGTAGAGACCCTGGCTTCAGCAAAATTGACTTTCCTGTGTTGTGGTAA